From Anoplopoma fimbria isolate UVic2021 breed Golden Eagle Sablefish chromosome 11, Afim_UVic_2022, whole genome shotgun sequence, one genomic window encodes:
- the cd2bp2 gene encoding CD2 antigen cytoplasmic tail-binding protein 2, with protein sequence MPKRKVTFEDGDGELELDEDLPNKKTCEAVSGPGSRFKVKHSLDSDEEDEGEDKKSSSKYDILASDDVEGQEGATIDFDEGVSITPFNLDEEMQEGYFDSEGNYFIKKEEQIRDNWLDNIDWVRVKEQPFKQKKKGLGAKRKRRVGDEDEAEEEKQREEKQADKQNDEGEDEEEEMEPAEDPLASLTQHQLTEAVIELLLPGETVAKALRRLGGLGGRKKGKLREESQPTVETKRDAEKLDRLTALADRLVGSGMFEIYQQTYEKLAYLMKRMSSKRPAVGTKKGGDGDEEEDELDMFADKFDETHTGGAEEEEDKQVTDEVMWEYKWENKDESEIFGPFTSQQMQGWVDEGYFSTGVYCKRIDQKGAQFYNSKRLDFELYT encoded by the exons ATGCCGAAGAGGAAAGTTACATTTGAGGACGGGGACGGGGAGCTGGAGCTGGATGAGGACCTCCCCAACAAAAAG ACTTGCGAGGCTGTGAGTGGACCAGGCTCCAGGTTTAAGGTCAAACATTCCCTCGATAGCGACGAAGAGGATGAAggggaagacaaaaaaagcagcagcaaataTGATATTCTGGCCAGTGATGACGTGGAGG GCCAAGAGGGAGCGACAATCGACTTCGACGAGGGAGTTTCTATTACACCTTTCAACCTGGACGAGGAGATGCAGGAAGGATACTTTGACTCTGAGGGAAACTACTTCATCAAAAAGGAAGAACAGATTAGAGACAACTGGCTGGACAACATTGATTGG GTGAGGGTAAAAGAACAACCattcaaacaaaagaagaaaggtCTTGGAGCCAAACGGAAACGCAGAGTCGGTGATGAGGATGAGgctgaggaagagaaacagagagaagagaagcaggcggacaaacaaaatgatgaaggagaagacgaagaggaggagatggagccTGCAGAGGACCCGCTGGCATCCCTCACTCAACACCAGCTCACTGAAGCTGTGATCGAACTGTTGCTACCTGGGGAGACAGTTGCCAAAGCGCTCCGTCGGTTAGGAGGCCTTGGAGGACGGAAGAAGGGGAAGCTGAGGGAAGAGAGTCAACCCACAGTGGAGACAAAACGGGATGCAGAAAAGCTGGACAGGCTCACAGCACTAGCTGACAGACTGGTTGGATCTGGGATGTTTGAAATCTATCAGCAAACATATGAAAAACTGGCCTATTTGATGAAGAGAATGAGCAGCAAGCGACCAGCCGTGGGGACGAAAAAGGGCGGTGATGGtgatgaggaagaagatgaaCTGGATATGTTTGCAGATAAATTTGACGAGACGCATACAGgcggagcagaggaggaggaagacaaacaAG TGACTGATGAAGTAATGTGGGAGTACAAATGGGAAAACAAGGATGAATCTGAGATTTTTGGCCCTTTTACCAGCCAGCAGATGCAG ggtTGGGTGGATGAAGGCTATTTCAGCACTGGTGTTTACTGCAAGAGGATCGACCAGAAGGGAGCTCAGTTCTACAACTCCAAGAGACTGGACTTTGAGCTGTACACATGA